A window of the Cannabis sativa cultivar Pink pepper isolate KNU-18-1 chromosome X, ASM2916894v1, whole genome shotgun sequence genome harbors these coding sequences:
- the LOC115713463 gene encoding protein SOB FIVE-LIKE 5 isoform X3: protein MNREKTSAHELLFGSLIRNKNRVKREIMNISTSKFSGSGCESGWTLYLEESNISEADKLRIDHKEEKENDCGYEEGEEEDLSMVSDASSGPPHYHEDDHDHDYNENGSYISFSSSWAYNKSTNKDKKKMMKSKMKEKCTEEEHRSCLDDTASSPVSKKKSTFSRSKALMDNVVDHSQGFSATHRGESAMGKHVDLYQSPMTKYSASQEPGDLQGRNWK, encoded by the exons ATGAATAGAGAGAAGACATCAGCTCATGAATTACTCTTTGGGAGTttaattagaaataaaaatagagTGAAAAGAGAAATAATGAATATATCAACATCAAAATTCAGTGGTAGTGGGTGTGAATCTGGTTGGACCCTTTACTTGGAAGAATCAAATATTTCAGAAGCTGATAAGTTAAGGATAGATCATaaggaggaaaaagaaaatgattGTGGTTATGAGGAGGGGGAGGAGGAGGACTTATCAATGGTGTCCGATGCTTCTTCTGGACCTCCCCATTATCATGAAGATGATCATGATCATGACTACAACGAAAATGGCTCCTatatttctttctcttcttcttggGCCTATAACAAATCAACAAACAAGgataagaagaagatgatgaaatCTAAGATGAAAGAAAAATGTACAGAAGAAGAGCATCGTTCTTGTCTAGATGACACTGCTAGCTCCCCTGTTTCCAAG AAAAAGTCAACTTTTTCTAGGAGCAAAGCTTTAATGGATAATGTAGTTGACCATTCTCAAGGCTTTTCTGCAACACATAGG GGAGAATCGGCAATGGGGAAGCATGTTGATCTGTATCAATCCCCAATGACCAAATATTCAGCCTCGCAGGAGCCAG GTGATTTACAAGGAAGAAATTGGAAATGA
- the LOC115713463 gene encoding protein SOB FIVE-LIKE 5 isoform X2, whose translation MNREKTSAHELLFGSLIRNKNRVKREIMNISTSKFSGSGCESGWTLYLEESNISEADKLRIDHKEEKENDCGYEEGEEEDLSMVSDASSGPPHYHEDDHDHDYNENGSYISFSSSWAYNKSTNKDKKKMMKSKMKEKCTEEEHRSCLDDTASSPVSKKKSTFSRSKALMDNVVDHSQGFSATHRGESAMGKHVDLYQSPMTKYSASQEPVAANRRNGKSVVKAK comes from the exons ATGAATAGAGAGAAGACATCAGCTCATGAATTACTCTTTGGGAGTttaattagaaataaaaatagagTGAAAAGAGAAATAATGAATATATCAACATCAAAATTCAGTGGTAGTGGGTGTGAATCTGGTTGGACCCTTTACTTGGAAGAATCAAATATTTCAGAAGCTGATAAGTTAAGGATAGATCATaaggaggaaaaagaaaatgattGTGGTTATGAGGAGGGGGAGGAGGAGGACTTATCAATGGTGTCCGATGCTTCTTCTGGACCTCCCCATTATCATGAAGATGATCATGATCATGACTACAACGAAAATGGCTCCTatatttctttctcttcttcttggGCCTATAACAAATCAACAAACAAGgataagaagaagatgatgaaatCTAAGATGAAAGAAAAATGTACAGAAGAAGAGCATCGTTCTTGTCTAGATGACACTGCTAGCTCCCCTGTTTCCAAG AAAAAGTCAACTTTTTCTAGGAGCAAAGCTTTAATGGATAATGTAGTTGACCATTCTCAAGGCTTTTCTGCAACACATAGG GGAGAATCGGCAATGGGGAAGCATGTTGATCTGTATCAATCCCCAATGACCAAATATTCAGCCTCGCAGGAGCCAG TGGCTGCAAATAGAAGAAATGGCAAGAGTGTTGTAAAGGCCAAGTAA
- the LOC115713463 gene encoding uncharacterized protein LOC115713463 isoform X1 yields MNREKTSAHELLFGSLIRNKNRVKREIMNISTSKFSGSGCESGWTLYLEESNISEADKLRIDHKEEKENDCGYEEGEEEDLSMVSDASSGPPHYHEDDHDHDYNENGSYISFSSSWAYNKSTNKDKKKMMKSKMKEKCTEEEHRSCLDDTASSPVSKKKSTFSRSKALMDNVVDHSQGFSATHRGESAMGKHVDLYQSPMTKYSASQEPGKALYSVSFFFLLNLFMIIKAICSVLFSTLKLQNHLNKDVIFVITCYLFSIKYP; encoded by the exons ATGAATAGAGAGAAGACATCAGCTCATGAATTACTCTTTGGGAGTttaattagaaataaaaatagagTGAAAAGAGAAATAATGAATATATCAACATCAAAATTCAGTGGTAGTGGGTGTGAATCTGGTTGGACCCTTTACTTGGAAGAATCAAATATTTCAGAAGCTGATAAGTTAAGGATAGATCATaaggaggaaaaagaaaatgattGTGGTTATGAGGAGGGGGAGGAGGAGGACTTATCAATGGTGTCCGATGCTTCTTCTGGACCTCCCCATTATCATGAAGATGATCATGATCATGACTACAACGAAAATGGCTCCTatatttctttctcttcttcttggGCCTATAACAAATCAACAAACAAGgataagaagaagatgatgaaatCTAAGATGAAAGAAAAATGTACAGAAGAAGAGCATCGTTCTTGTCTAGATGACACTGCTAGCTCCCCTGTTTCCAAG AAAAAGTCAACTTTTTCTAGGAGCAAAGCTTTAATGGATAATGTAGTTGACCATTCTCAAGGCTTTTCTGCAACACATAGG GGAGAATCGGCAATGGGGAAGCATGTTGATCTGTATCAATCCCCAATGACCAAATATTCAGCCTCGCAGGAGCCAGGTAAGGCCCTCTAcagtgtttcttttttttttcttttaaatttatttatgattaTCAAGGCCATCTGCAGTGTTCTCTTTTCAACTCTCAAGCTCCAAAATCATTTAAATAAAGATGTGATATTTGTAATTACCTGTTATCTTTTTTCTATAAAATATCCTTAA